A region of Pasteurellaceae bacterium Orientalotternb1 DNA encodes the following proteins:
- a CDS encoding oxaloacetate decarboxylase subunit beta (catalyzes the formation of pyruvate from oxaloacetate; sodium translocating), with amino-acid sequence MESILALVQGMGIMHLGFGQAVMLIVSLVLLWLAIARKFEPLLLLPIGFGGLLSNIPEAGLAMTALDNLLHHGTSEQLAIVAGKLQSAADPTAIKAALANALPSVQNELEVLAGDMGYTTGVLALFYKVAIGYGVAPLIIFMGVGAMTDFGPLLANPRTLLLGAAAQFGIFATIIGALLLNWTGVMSFTLPQAAAIGIIGGADGPTAIYLASKLAPELLGAIAVAAYSYMALVPLIQPPIMRALTTKQERKIRMVQLRIVSNREKILFPIVLLLLVALLLPDAAPLLGMFCFGNLLRVSGVVERLNDTAQNALINIVTIFLGLSVGSKLVADKFLQPQTLGILLLGVVAFGIGTASGVLMAKLMNKCSKKNPINPLIGAAGVSAVPMAARVANKIGLEEDHQNFLLMHAMGPNVAGVIGSAIAAGVMLKYVSALM; translated from the coding sequence ATGGAAAGTATTTTGGCATTAGTGCAAGGAATGGGCATTATGCATCTCGGCTTCGGGCAAGCGGTGATGCTGATTGTCAGCCTTGTGCTACTTTGGTTGGCGATTGCCCGCAAATTTGAACCGTTATTACTGCTTCCGATCGGCTTTGGTGGCTTGCTCTCCAACATTCCCGAAGCAGGCTTGGCGATGACCGCGTTGGATAACCTGCTCCATCACGGCACCTCTGAACAGCTTGCGATTGTGGCGGGCAAACTGCAAAGTGCGGCGGATCCAACAGCAATCAAAGCGGCTCTGGCGAATGCATTGCCGTCCGTACAAAATGAGTTGGAAGTGTTGGCAGGCGATATGGGTTACACTACAGGCGTGCTGGCGTTATTCTACAAAGTAGCAATCGGCTACGGTGTGGCTCCGCTCATCATCTTTATGGGCGTAGGTGCGATGACCGATTTTGGTCCACTACTCGCCAACCCTCGCACCTTGTTACTTGGAGCAGCAGCACAATTCGGGATTTTCGCGACGATCATCGGGGCATTATTGCTGAACTGGACGGGTGTGATGAGTTTCACCCTGCCACAAGCGGCGGCGATTGGGATTATCGGTGGGGCGGACGGCCCAACGGCAATTTATTTAGCGAGCAAACTTGCCCCTGAATTGCTTGGGGCGATTGCCGTGGCTGCCTATTCCTATATGGCGTTGGTACCGCTCATTCAGCCACCAATTATGCGAGCTTTGACCACCAAACAAGAACGTAAAATCCGAATGGTGCAACTTCGCATCGTCAGCAACCGTGAAAAAATTCTGTTCCCAATTGTGTTACTATTACTCGTTGCGTTGTTACTGCCCGATGCGGCACCACTGCTTGGTATGTTCTGCTTCGGCAATTTATTGCGAGTGAGCGGCGTGGTGGAACGCTTGAACGACACCGCCCAAAATGCATTGATCAACATCGTGACGATTTTCTTAGGATTATCGGTTGGCTCAAAATTGGTTGCCGATAAATTCCTACAACCGCAAACTCTCGGCATTTTACTGCTCGGCGTGGTGGCATTTGGGATCGGCACGGCAAGCGGTGTATTGATGGCGAAATTGATGAATAAGTGCAGCAAGAAAAACCCGATCAATCCATTGATTGGAGCAGCAGGAGTGTCGGCAGTACCGATGGCAGCTCGGGTGGCAAACAAAATCGGCTTGGAAGAAGATCACCAAAACTTCCTACTGATGCACGCAATGGGCCCAAACGTTGCTGGTGTGATCGGCTCGGCAATTGCGGCGGGCGTGATGCTGAAATATGTGTCGGCGTTGATGTAA
- a CDS encoding oxaloacetate decarboxylase subunit alpha, producing MTTQAKRIAITDVVLRDAHQSLFATRLRLDDMLPIAKALDDIGYWSLEAWGGATFDACIRFLGEDPWVRLRELKKAMPKTPLQMLLRGQNLLGYRHYADDVVDRFVERSVKNGMSVFRVFDAMNDPRNMKQALQAVKRNGGHAQGTLSYTTSPVHNLDTWLDLTEQLLEIGVDSVVIKDMSGILNPMEAETLVRAIKQKYDVQLHLHCHATTGMAEMALLKAVEAGVDGIDTSISSMSGTYGHPATEALVASLQGTPFDTGLDIPRLEKISAYFRDVRKKYAKFEGQLRGSDSRILVAQVPGGMLTNLEGQLKQQNASEKLDQVLQEIPRVRKDLGYIPLVTPTSQIVGTQAVINVLMGERYKTIAKETAGILKGEYGRTPAPVNAELQAKVLDGGEPITDRPADHLPPEMDKLSSEIQQQAKEKGIKLAENAIDDVLIVALFPQIGWKFLENRGNPDAFEPAPTAETATQAVSSAPKSANANTGGSAVYTVELEGKAFVVKVSEGGKVGDIQPVAQAPASTPKPTAAGVPVTAPMAGNIWKVLVSEGQQVKEGEPLLILEAMKMETQICASQAGTVQGIQVKSGDVVSVGQTLMTLG from the coding sequence ATGACAACTCAAGCGAAAAGAATTGCGATTACTGATGTGGTGTTGCGTGATGCACATCAATCCTTGTTTGCAACCCGTCTACGTTTAGATGATATGTTGCCGATTGCCAAAGCGTTGGACGATATTGGCTATTGGTCTTTGGAAGCGTGGGGCGGAGCAACTTTTGATGCCTGTATCCGTTTTTTAGGCGAAGATCCTTGGGTGCGTTTGCGTGAGCTGAAAAAAGCAATGCCAAAAACGCCGTTACAAATGTTGCTGCGTGGGCAGAATTTACTCGGCTATCGCCATTACGCAGATGATGTAGTGGATCGTTTTGTCGAGCGTTCAGTGAAAAACGGAATGTCGGTATTCCGTGTATTTGATGCGATGAACGACCCTCGCAATATGAAGCAGGCATTGCAAGCGGTGAAACGCAACGGTGGGCACGCACAAGGCACCTTGAGTTACACCACCAGTCCTGTGCATAATTTAGATACGTGGCTCGATCTCACCGAGCAGTTGCTCGAAATCGGCGTTGATTCAGTGGTGATCAAAGATATGTCGGGCATTTTGAACCCGATGGAAGCGGAAACCTTAGTACGAGCTATCAAGCAAAAATATGATGTGCAGCTGCATTTACACTGCCACGCCACCACAGGTATGGCGGAAATGGCGTTGCTGAAAGCGGTTGAAGCAGGCGTGGACGGCATTGATACGTCGATTTCATCAATGAGTGGGACTTACGGACACCCTGCAACCGAAGCCTTGGTAGCGTCCTTGCAAGGCACACCGTTTGATACAGGTTTGGATATTCCTCGTTTGGAAAAAATTTCGGCATACTTCCGTGATGTGCGTAAAAAATATGCCAAATTTGAAGGACAACTGCGTGGTTCCGACAGCCGTATTTTAGTGGCTCAAGTACCAGGTGGAATGCTAACCAACCTTGAAGGGCAACTCAAACAGCAAAATGCGTCAGAAAAATTGGATCAAGTATTGCAAGAAATTCCACGTGTGCGAAAAGATCTCGGTTATATCCCGCTTGTTACCCCAACTTCACAAATCGTGGGTACTCAAGCGGTGATCAACGTGTTAATGGGCGAGCGTTACAAAACCATCGCCAAAGAAACGGCAGGCATTCTCAAAGGCGAATACGGTCGCACACCAGCCCCAGTTAATGCGGAGCTGCAAGCCAAAGTGTTGGACGGTGGCGAGCCGATTACCGATCGCCCCGCAGATCATCTCCCGCCAGAAATGGACAAATTGTCATCCGAAATCCAACAACAAGCGAAAGAGAAAGGTATCAAACTTGCGGAAAATGCGATTGATGATGTATTGATCGTGGCACTGTTCCCACAAATTGGTTGGAAATTCTTGGAAAACCGTGGCAATCCAGATGCCTTTGAGCCTGCTCCAACAGCTGAAACGGCAACACAAGCGGTCAGTTCCGCACCAAAATCTGCAAATGCCAACACAGGGGGATCAGCGGTTTATACCGTTGAATTAGAAGGCAAAGCCTTTGTGGTGAAAGTATCGGAAGGTGGTAAAGTGGGCGATATTCAACCTGTTGCCCAAGCACCAGCCTCAACGCCAAAACCAACGGCGGCAGGCGTGCCAGTAACCGCACCGATGGCGGGGAATATCTGGAAAGTGTTGGTAAGCGAAGGTCAACAAGTCAAAGAAGGCGAGCCGCTGCTGATTTTAGAAGCGATGAAAATGGAAACCCAAATCTGTGCCAGCCAAGCAGGTACAGTGCAAGGCATTCAAGTCAAAAGCGGCGATGTGGTGAGCGTAGGTCAAACTTTGATGACATTAGGCTAA
- a CDS encoding oxaloacetate decarboxylase gamma chain, with translation MTNTELLQEGLNLMFAGVGFVMLFLLILIYAIQLMSALVNRFFPEPLETPVVSTPTTQAVPPTDFDHLRPVIVAAIAHHRRQQGLK, from the coding sequence ATGACCAATACTGAACTGTTACAAGAAGGACTGAACTTAATGTTTGCAGGCGTTGGGTTCGTGATGTTGTTTTTGTTGATTTTGATTTATGCGATTCAGCTGATGTCTGCGTTAGTCAACCGCTTCTTTCCTGAACCTCTCGAAACGCCCGTCGTTTCAACCCCAACCACTCAAGCTGTTCCCCCGACCGATTTTGACCATTTACGCCCTGTGATCGTAGCGGCGATTGCCCATCATCGCCGTCAGCAAGGACTGAAATAA
- a CDS encoding pyroglutamyl-peptidase I encodes MKKILVTGFEPFGGESINPSWEVAKILAKQPHIDTVQLPCVFDLSLDVLKQKIQALQPDVVICIGQAGGRASIEIERVAINLNDASIPDNQGNQPIDTTVVPNAPAAYFTTLPAKAMVQAIKNAGIPASLSLSAGSYVCNHTMFGLLHFLAEHFPQTRGGFIHIPFLPEQGVQHRNVPTMAYDTLVKGLNIAIETALDTEQDLQIVGGSIC; translated from the coding sequence ATGAAAAAGATTCTAGTCACAGGTTTTGAACCTTTTGGGGGTGAAAGCATCAATCCATCGTGGGAAGTGGCGAAAATTCTCGCAAAACAACCACATATTGACACAGTGCAGCTGCCTTGCGTGTTTGATCTCTCTCTTGATGTGTTGAAACAAAAAATCCAAGCATTGCAACCTGATGTGGTGATTTGCATCGGACAGGCTGGCGGGCGAGCTTCGATCGAAATCGAACGTGTTGCAATCAATCTGAACGATGCCTCAATCCCTGATAATCAAGGCAATCAGCCGATCGACACAACGGTCGTTCCCAATGCTCCAGCCGCCTATTTCACCACTTTACCAGCCAAAGCGATGGTGCAGGCAATCAAAAATGCAGGTATTCCTGCTTCGCTCTCACTTTCGGCGGGGAGCTACGTTTGCAATCATACGATGTTTGGTTTGCTCCATTTTCTTGCGGAACATTTTCCACAAACTCGGGGTGGCTTTATTCACATTCCATTTTTACCAGAACAAGGCGTGCAGCATCGAAATGTGCCAACAATGGCATACGACACCTTAGTGAAAGGCTTGAATATTGCGATTGAAACCGCATTGGATACTGAACAAGATCTGCAAATTGTTGGCGGTTCGATCTGCTAA
- a CDS encoding oligopeptide ABC transporter substrate-binding protein OppA (is involved in the transport of the murein peptide L-alanyl-gamma-D-glutamyl-meso-diaminopimelate): MQKTTFVLSAAAVLLFSQFATAAVVPEGTKLRAKQEIVINNGTEPTSLDPHKVEGIPEAVITRQLFEGLVVRDQKGNIQPGVAVSWESNDDFTQWTFKLREAKWSNGEPLMAEDFVYSWQRLADPKTASPYASYLEKLKLNNATEIIAAKVSPQELGIKALDAHTLQLNLSSPVPYLPAMLVSHSLVPLHKATVEKFGDDWIKVGNFVGNGAYSLAERVLNEKLVFTRNKQYWNDKETVIEKATLLSLESANSDVARYRANDIDMTNNSIPIELYPKLKAELPNELYTTRTIATYYYVFNNQKAPFNDIRVRKALNLALQRDLITDKVLGMGQTPTYTYTPNYIGGGEKIQTPGYAALSQEEKNKQAVALLKEAGFDKNNPLKFTLLYNTSENHKKVAIAVTSLWKSNTGDVVQASLQNQEWKTFLEASNNGTFEVARSGWQGEYNNSTAFQNNFLTGSSYNDAKFSSKKFDELVEKSYYAKTDAERSEVYAQAEQALLEEFPLVPVYNYVNVRLVKPYVKGFTTTDPQDYYYIRNLYLTE, from the coding sequence ATGCAAAAAACAACATTCGTACTCAGTGCAGCCGCCGTTTTACTATTCAGCCAATTTGCCACCGCGGCTGTTGTGCCAGAAGGTACAAAGCTGAGAGCTAAACAGGAAATTGTGATCAATAACGGTACTGAGCCAACTTCACTCGATCCGCATAAAGTAGAAGGTATTCCAGAAGCGGTAATCACCCGCCAGCTATTTGAAGGCTTGGTGGTGCGAGATCAGAAGGGTAATATTCAGCCTGGGGTGGCGGTCAGTTGGGAAAGCAATGATGATTTCACCCAATGGACATTCAAACTGCGTGAAGCGAAATGGTCAAACGGCGAGCCGTTGATGGCAGAAGATTTTGTCTATTCGTGGCAACGCTTAGCCGACCCAAAAACAGCTTCGCCTTATGCAAGTTACCTTGAAAAACTCAAATTAAATAATGCCACAGAGATTATCGCTGCCAAAGTTTCCCCGCAAGAACTCGGTATTAAAGCTCTTGATGCTCATACATTACAACTCAATTTAAGTTCACCTGTGCCTTATCTGCCAGCGATGTTAGTTTCACATTCATTAGTACCCTTACACAAAGCAACGGTGGAAAAATTTGGTGATGACTGGATTAAAGTTGGCAATTTCGTGGGCAACGGGGCTTACAGTCTTGCGGAACGAGTGTTGAATGAAAAATTGGTCTTCACCCGCAATAAACAGTATTGGAACGATAAAGAAACGGTGATCGAAAAAGCGACTTTGCTTTCCCTTGAGTCAGCTAATTCTGATGTAGCTCGCTATCGTGCTAACGATATTGATATGACCAACAACAGCATTCCTATTGAACTGTATCCAAAACTCAAAGCAGAGCTACCAAACGAATTGTACACCACTCGAACCATTGCGACTTACTACTATGTATTCAACAACCAAAAAGCACCGTTTAACGATATTCGAGTACGTAAAGCGTTGAATTTGGCATTGCAGCGGGATCTTATCACCGACAAAGTGCTTGGAATGGGACAAACACCAACTTACACCTATACCCCGAACTACATTGGCGGTGGAGAGAAAATCCAAACGCCTGGCTACGCAGCCCTTTCTCAAGAAGAGAAAAACAAGCAAGCGGTAGCATTATTAAAAGAAGCGGGCTTTGATAAAAACAATCCTCTGAAGTTCACCTTGCTTTACAACACCTCTGAAAACCACAAAAAAGTGGCGATTGCGGTTACATCGCTTTGGAAATCCAATACGGGAGATGTCGTGCAGGCTTCACTGCAAAATCAAGAATGGAAAACCTTCTTAGAAGCTAGTAATAATGGTACTTTTGAAGTGGCTCGATCTGGTTGGCAGGGGGAATATAACAATTCAACCGCATTTCAAAATAACTTCTTGACTGGCAGTTCCTACAACGATGCCAAATTTTCAAGCAAGAAATTTGATGAGTTAGTGGAAAAATCCTACTACGCCAAAACCGATGCAGAACGTAGTGAAGTTTATGCTCAAGCAGAACAAGCGTTACTGGAAGAATTCCCGCTTGTGCCTGTGTATAACTATGTAAACGTACGTTTGGTGAAACCTTATGTGAAAGGTTTTACTACCACCGATCCACAGGATTACTACTACATTCGTAATCTCTACTTGACAGAGTAA
- a CDS encoding iron-sulfur cluster insertion protein ErpA (essential respiratory protein A; may be involved in the transfer of iron-sulfur clusters; essential for growth using oxygen or alternate electron acceptors) codes for MSEINVPLTFTDAAAKKVKNLIEGEDNPNLRLRVYITGGGCSGFQYGFTFDDQVNDGDLTIENQNVGLVVDPMSLQYLIGGTVDYVEGLEGSRFVVSNPNASSTCGCGSSFSI; via the coding sequence ATGAGTGAGATCAATGTGCCTTTAACCTTCACTGATGCGGCGGCAAAGAAGGTAAAAAATTTGATTGAAGGGGAAGATAATCCAAATTTACGCTTACGTGTTTACATCACTGGAGGTGGTTGTAGCGGCTTTCAGTATGGATTTACTTTTGATGATCAAGTCAATGATGGTGATTTAACGATTGAAAATCAAAATGTTGGACTCGTGGTTGATCCAATGAGCTTGCAATACCTGATTGGTGGTACAGTCGATTATGTAGAAGGGCTTGAAGGCTCTCGCTTTGTGGTGAGCAATCCAAATGCGAGTTCAACTTGTGGCTGCGGTTCATCTTTCAGTATCTAA